In one Diabrotica virgifera virgifera chromosome 7, PGI_DIABVI_V3a genomic region, the following are encoded:
- the LOC126888786 gene encoding uncharacterized protein LOC126888786, with protein MRVVIFVSIMLLFNMAKGLPQQDEHLHLYEPARLLDGHQKPYNVKTQKVTKSGVTLRSNFWDTAGVGIDNIAMVITPNWRTLTTITTVITTPTPSTVTDSDKAFAFHALNVPLILDWRTELNPMFPPTTTTTNPPMEL; from the coding sequence ttgCTGTTTAACATGGCGAAAGGTTTACCACAGCAAGATGAACATCTTCATTTATACGAACCGGCTCGCCTACTAGATGGACACCAAAAGCCATACAATGTAAAAACCCAAAAAGTAACTAAAAGTGGTGTAACTCTCCGAAGTAATTTCTGGGATACTGCTGGTGTGGGTATCGATAATATTGCTATGGTAATTACTCCAAATTGGCGAACGCTAACAACGATTACAACGGTGATAACGACGCCGACGCCTAGTACAGTGACGGACTCAGACAAAGCTTTTGCATTCCATGCTTTAAACGTGCCGCTTATCCTAGATTGGCGAACTGAATTGAATCCAATGTTTCCACCGACTACAACGACTACAAACCCTCCAATGGAGTTATAA